The DNA window AAAACAGGTCATATTAACGAGTGACAAAGCTCCAGTTGACATGCAAGATATTGAGCAACGCTTATTATCTCGTTTTAAATGGGGACTTTCTGCAGAATTACAAAGCCCTGACTTTGAAACTAGAGTTTCAATTTTAAAAAACAAATTATATCGTGATGGTGTTGAAATGCCTGATGATATTATCGAGTATGTTGCAAAGCATATAAAAACAAATGTTCGTGAACTTGAAGGCGCTATCATTTCATTAATCGCACAATCATCATTCAACAAAAAGGAAATCACTGTTAATCTTGCTAAAGAGATTGTTGAAAAATTCGTTAAAAACACTAAACGAGAAGTTTCTATCGATTACATCCAAAAAGTCGTGTCAGATTATTTCCAAATGGATGTTAGCACTTTACAATCTAAAACAAGAAAACGTCATATTGTTCAAGCAAGACAGCTAGCAATGTTTTTTGCTAAAAAATACACAAAAGCTTCATTAGCAAGTATAGGTTCTCAAATTGGTAAGCGAGATCATGCTACAGTTCTTCATGCATGTAAAACTGTAGACAACTTATCATCTACCGACAAACAATTTAGAAAGTATGTAGAAGATCTTTCTAAAAAACTTTCTTTATAAATTCTCTTATGACTAGTATTTTAATGGTTTGTTTAGGCAATATTTGTCGTTCACCATTAGCTCATGGTATATTAGAATCAAAATTACCTTCTGATCAATTTTATATAGATTCTGCTGGAACTGCAAACTATCATGTTGGAGATTCTCCAGATCATCGTTCAATAGCAGTTGCAAAATCTAATGGAATTGACATTTCAAACCAACGTGGCAGACAATTCAAAGTGTCAGATTTTGATACATTTGATTACATTTTCACTATGGACGATTCCAATTACCAAAACATAATTGCATTAGCGAGAGGCGCTAATGATATCGCTAAAGTAAAATGCATTCTGGAACTAGAAGACACAATTCAACTTACTCATGTACCTGATCCTTACTATGGAGATATTTCAGATTTTCAAAATGTTTTTCAATTACTCGAAAAAGTTTGTAACACATTATCAAACAAGCTACAAAACATTACCTTATAGGAATTTTCTTTAATCATTCATTTGTTTTTTTGTATTTTTAGCAAAAAGAGTCCTAAAAAATTACAAAGCTATGAAAAAAATTACCCTATACTTTATGTGTATGATGTGCGCATATGGTTTTTCTCAAAACATTGAATTAGAATTATTTGCATCTGGATTTTCAGACCCAATAAAAGTACAAAACGCAGGTGATGACAGACTTTTTGTTACTGAACAAGATGGTACTATCCAAATTTTAAATACTGATGGCACAACCAATTCAACTCCATTTTTAGATATCGATGCAAGAGTTGCTAGTGGTGGTGAACGTGGATTATTATCCCTTGCATTTCATCCAAACTATGCTTCTAATGGTTATTTCTATGTGAATTATACTAATAATTCTGGAGATACTGTAATCTCAAGATTTTCTAGAAGTACAGTAAGTACAGCAGACTCAGGTTCTGAATTAATTTTAATGACCATACCTCAACCTTATAGCAATCACAATGGTGGTGATTTACACTTTGGACCAAATGATGGGTATTTGTATATTTCAACTGGTGATGGTGGATCAGGTGGTGATCCAGGAGATAGATCTCAAGATTTAATGGAATTACTAGGAAAAATGCTTAGAATTGATGTTGACAATGTTGCTAACGGAAATAATTATGCCATTCCTACAGACAACCCTTTTGTCGGAAATCCTAATGCTCTAGAAGAAATTTGGGCTTATGGATTGAGAAACCCATGGAGGTTTTCTTTTGACGAAGAAACTAATGAGATGTGGATTGGTGATGTTGGACAAAATACCACTGAAGAAGTCAATAGAGTCGCAGTTAATCCTGTAGGTTATAATTTTGGTTGGAGATGCTATGAAGGCTCAAACACATACAACACTAACGGCTGCCCAGCTATGGAAACTCTAACTTTCCCTGTTGCTGAATACCCAATTCCACCTTGTTTTTGCAATATAGCTGGTGGACAAGTTTATAGAGGAAGTGTTTACAGTGATATATTTGGAGTATATATTTTTGGCACAACTGGAGACTTTACAATCAGCACAGTTGATGCTTCAAATAATTTAATAAATCATGGTGCTTTTAATAATGGGTATTGGGTCTCTTTTGGAGAAGATATTAATAAAGAAATGTATGCCGTAGATATTACAGGTAGTATTTATAGAGTTAAAGGGACTGTATTATCGGTTTCTGAGTTTGAAAAACAAAATATTTCTATTACTCCTAATCCTGCATCAGAAAATCTTAACATAACACTTTTTAATAATACTATTAATGCTATTTCAATAATCGGCTTAAATGGAAGTGTTCTCTTCAATGAGGAGAATATTTTATTATCTGAAAAAAATATAGATGTTTCATTTTTAAGCAACGGAATGTATCTTATTAATATTGAATTCAATGACAAATCTACTATTGTTAAAAAATTGATAGTAAAATAATATTCGATGCACACTGAAAAAGGAAAACTATATCTCATTCCAACGCGTTTAGGTGACAATCCACCATTAGAAGTATTACCAATTTCAGTAAAAAAAATAATTGAATTGGTAGATCATTATATTGTTGAAAATGAAAAAACAGCTAGACGATTTATAAAAAAAGTCGATTCTAGAAAACAACAATCTACTCTTAAATTTGAGATTATAAATAAGTATACACAGCCAGAAGAAACCCAACATTTTCTTGACACTTGTAAAAACGGAAAATCAATGGGTTTACTATCTGAAGCTGGCTGTCCTGGAATTGCTGATCCAGGTGCAGATATTGTAAAATTAGCTCATGAAAACAACATACAAGTAGTGCCTTTGGTAGGCCCTTCTTCTATTGTATTGGCTTTAATGAGTTCGGGAATGAATGGTCAAAGTTTTGCATTTAATGGCTATATCCCAATTGATAAAAGCGAAAGAAAAGCGACTCTAAAAAAATTAGAACGTATTTCGTATGAGCAAAATCAAACGCAATTATTCATAGAAACACCATACCGAAATAATAAAATCATAGAAGATATTTGTAATGCACTACATCCTCAAACACGAGTTTGTATAGCTTGTGATATTACTTTACCAACAGAATATATAAAAACTTTAACGGTTAAAGAATGGAAACATGTTAATGTAGATTTACATAAACGTCCAGCAATTTTTGTAATTCATAAAGACTAATTTCTTTTAAGTTAAAGAAACATTAAAACAAACCACTACCCTAGATTACTTTGCTATATTTGATTTTAAGCTAACAAATCTAATATGCAAAGACATTTACAATTCCTAATTTTATTACTATTTACTTCATCACTAACGTTTGCACAACAACAAAAAAAACCAACATCTTCCGAGATTTTTGAATCCATAAAAAAATTAAACTTTTTAGGATCTGTTTTATACGTTGCAGCACATCCAGATGATGAAAACACACGACTTATTTCATACATGTCTAATGAAGTCAAAGCAAGAACTGCTTACCTTTCATTAACCAGAGGCGATGGAGGTCAAAACCTTATTGGTCCTGAAATTAGAGAATTACTTGGAGTTATGAGAACTCAAGAATTATTAGCTGCAAGACGCGTAGATGGAGGCGAGCAATTATTTACACGAGCAAATGATTTTGGGTATTCAAAACATCCAGACGAAACTTTGTCCATTTGGGATAAAAACAAAGTACTTAGCGATGTCATATTAGCTATCAGAAAGTTTAAACCAGATGTTATCATTAATAGATTTGATCACAGACGAGCTGGAAAAACTCATGGACATCATACGAGTTCAGCATTATTAAGCATGGAAGCTTTTGATCTTGTAAACAACCCTTTATCCTATCCAGAGCAATTATCTACAACAGGTTTATGGCAACCAAAGCGTTTATTTTATAACACATCTTGGTGGAGATATGGCGGCAAGGAAGAATTTGACAAAGTAGATAAAAGCAATATGATCATGTTTGATATTGGTGTTTATTACCCATTAAAAGGACTTTCAAATAACGAACTAGCTTCAATGGCAAGCAGCCAACATTTATGTCAAGGATTTGGCAGATTAACGCAACGTGGATCTCAAGAAGAATATATAGAATTCTTAAAAGGTGAATCTCTAAATGGAAGCACTAATGTTTTTGAAGGCATTGATACAACATGGAATCGCGTAAAAGGCGGAAATGCAATTGGAGAACTTCTTCAAGATGTTGAAACGAATTTCAATTTCAGAAATCCTTCAGAACACCTTCCTAAACTATTACAAGCTTACCAACTATTATCTAAAGTTGAAGACAAACACTGGAAAACCATTAAAATCAAAGAATTAAAATCAATTATTGTAGCTTGTGCTGGATTGTATTTAGAAGCTTCAGCTGAAACTAATTGGGCTACTTCCAATGAAACGATCAATCTTAATATTGAAGTTCTTAATCGAAGTCAACAATCTATAAC is part of the Psychroserpens ponticola genome and encodes:
- a CDS encoding low molecular weight protein-tyrosine-phosphatase, with the translated sequence MTSILMVCLGNICRSPLAHGILESKLPSDQFYIDSAGTANYHVGDSPDHRSIAVAKSNGIDISNQRGRQFKVSDFDTFDYIFTMDDSNYQNIIALARGANDIAKVKCILELEDTIQLTHVPDPYYGDISDFQNVFQLLEKVCNTLSNKLQNITL
- a CDS encoding PQQ-dependent sugar dehydrogenase, yielding MKKITLYFMCMMCAYGFSQNIELELFASGFSDPIKVQNAGDDRLFVTEQDGTIQILNTDGTTNSTPFLDIDARVASGGERGLLSLAFHPNYASNGYFYVNYTNNSGDTVISRFSRSTVSTADSGSELILMTIPQPYSNHNGGDLHFGPNDGYLYISTGDGGSGGDPGDRSQDLMELLGKMLRIDVDNVANGNNYAIPTDNPFVGNPNALEEIWAYGLRNPWRFSFDEETNEMWIGDVGQNTTEEVNRVAVNPVGYNFGWRCYEGSNTYNTNGCPAMETLTFPVAEYPIPPCFCNIAGGQVYRGSVYSDIFGVYIFGTTGDFTISTVDASNNLINHGAFNNGYWVSFGEDINKEMYAVDITGSIYRVKGTVLSVSEFEKQNISITPNPASENLNITLFNNTINAISIIGLNGSVLFNEENILLSEKNIDVSFLSNGMYLINIEFNDKSTIVKKLIVK
- a CDS encoding SAM-dependent methyltransferase → MHTEKGKLYLIPTRLGDNPPLEVLPISVKKIIELVDHYIVENEKTARRFIKKVDSRKQQSTLKFEIINKYTQPEETQHFLDTCKNGKSMGLLSEAGCPGIADPGADIVKLAHENNIQVVPLVGPSSIVLALMSSGMNGQSFAFNGYIPIDKSERKATLKKLERISYEQNQTQLFIETPYRNNKIIEDICNALHPQTRVCIACDITLPTEYIKTLTVKEWKHVNVDLHKRPAIFVIHKD